Proteins encoded within one genomic window of Amycolatopsis nigrescens CSC17Ta-90:
- a CDS encoding TetR/AcrR family transcriptional regulator — MRRYHHGDLRAALLARAEQTLREKGADALSLRQLAKDLGVSHAAPSRHFKDKRALLDALALTGLDRLAGAMERANTGPGDIRSRLLALARAYVDFAIAEPELLEVMYTGKHDPLVSDQVVAAGERLGVAILRPIVEAQEAGEVVAGDPAGIAMVAASALHGFASLTANGSFEKNDAPELLEGIIDHLLSGLSPR; from the coding sequence ATGCGTCGTTACCACCACGGAGACCTGCGTGCCGCGTTGCTCGCCCGCGCGGAGCAGACACTGCGGGAGAAGGGTGCCGACGCACTGTCGCTTCGTCAGCTCGCCAAGGATCTCGGCGTGAGCCACGCGGCGCCGAGCCGGCACTTCAAGGACAAGCGGGCGCTGCTCGACGCGCTCGCGCTGACCGGGCTGGACCGGCTCGCCGGCGCGATGGAACGCGCGAACACCGGCCCCGGTGACATCCGCAGCCGGCTACTCGCGCTCGCCAGGGCGTACGTGGACTTCGCGATCGCGGAGCCCGAACTGCTCGAAGTGATGTACACCGGCAAGCACGACCCGCTGGTCTCGGACCAGGTCGTCGCGGCGGGGGAACGGCTGGGGGTGGCGATTCTGCGCCCGATCGTCGAGGCGCAGGAAGCCGGCGAGGTGGTGGCCGGCGACCCGGCGGGCATCGCCATGGTGGCCGCCTCGGCGCTGCACGGGTTCGCTTCGCTGACCGCCAACGGTTCGTTCGAAAAAAATGATGCCCCCGAGTTGCTCGAGGGCATCATCGATCATCTGCTCAGCGGGCTGTCCCCCCGCTGA
- a CDS encoding thioredoxin domain-containing protein — MRNRLADATSPYLLQHADNPVDWWPWGPAALAEAKRRDVPILLSVGYAACHWCHVMAHESFEDPRIAEIMNTNFVNIKVDREERPDIDAVYMTATQAMTGQGGWPMTCLLTPDGEPFHCGTYYPPSPRPGMPSFEALLDAVIQAWRERRDELTEAAGRIVAELAKQTGPLQETAVDEEALAAAVSRLHTEMDAVNGGFGAAPKFPPSMVLEFLLRHHERTGSAEALSIVEKTADAMGRGGLFDHVAGGFSRYSVDAEWAVPHFEKMLYDNALLLRFYAHLARRTGAEFASWTADRTGGFLIGHMLTGAGAFCASLDADTEGVEGLTYVWTPVELRRALEPEDAEWAIELFSVTEQGNFEAGTSTLRLARWPSEDRERYERVRVGLLEARGDRPQPARDEKVITAWNGLAIAALAEAGVAMDRDWWVLAAKQAAGFMVETHLVDGRLRRSSRDGVVGSAAGVLEDYACLADGLLAVHQATGEPRWLDEATALLDTALERFRVDGVPGAFHDTADDAEVLVARPADPGDNASPSGASALAGALLAASALAGPERAARYRDEAEQAVRRAGALATRVPRFAGHWLTVAEALRNGPVQVAVVGQDEQARTGLWSLAAREVPGGAVVLAGAPDAAGVPLLADRPLVDGEAAAYVCRGYVCDRPVTTAEELSAALAQ; from the coding sequence ATGCGCAACCGACTTGCCGACGCGACCAGCCCGTACCTGCTGCAGCACGCGGACAACCCGGTCGACTGGTGGCCGTGGGGCCCGGCGGCGCTCGCCGAGGCCAAGCGGCGCGACGTGCCGATCCTGCTTTCCGTCGGGTACGCGGCCTGCCACTGGTGCCACGTGATGGCGCACGAGTCGTTCGAGGACCCGCGGATCGCGGAGATCATGAACACCAACTTCGTGAACATCAAGGTGGACCGCGAGGAGCGCCCGGACATCGACGCGGTCTACATGACCGCCACCCAGGCGATGACCGGCCAGGGCGGCTGGCCGATGACCTGCCTGCTCACCCCGGACGGCGAGCCGTTCCACTGCGGCACCTACTACCCGCCGTCCCCGCGGCCGGGCATGCCCTCCTTCGAGGCGTTGCTGGACGCGGTGATCCAGGCGTGGCGGGAGCGGCGCGACGAGCTGACCGAGGCCGCCGGGCGGATCGTCGCCGAGCTGGCCAAGCAGACCGGGCCGCTCCAGGAGACGGCGGTGGACGAGGAGGCGCTGGCGGCCGCGGTATCGCGGCTGCACACCGAGATGGACGCGGTGAACGGCGGGTTCGGTGCCGCGCCGAAGTTCCCGCCGTCCATGGTGCTGGAGTTCCTGCTGCGCCACCACGAGCGGACCGGTTCCGCCGAAGCGCTGTCCATTGTGGAGAAGACGGCGGACGCGATGGGCCGCGGCGGGCTCTTCGACCACGTCGCCGGCGGGTTCTCGCGGTACTCGGTGGACGCCGAATGGGCCGTGCCGCACTTCGAGAAGATGTTGTACGACAACGCTTTGCTGCTCCGGTTCTATGCGCATCTTGCCCGGCGCACCGGTGCCGAGTTCGCGTCGTGGACGGCCGACCGGACCGGGGGCTTCCTGATCGGGCACATGCTGACCGGTGCGGGCGCCTTCTGCGCGTCGCTGGACGCCGACACCGAAGGCGTGGAGGGCCTGACCTACGTGTGGACTCCGGTCGAGCTCCGTCGCGCGCTCGAACCGGAGGACGCCGAGTGGGCGATCGAGCTGTTCTCCGTGACCGAGCAGGGCAACTTCGAGGCGGGCACCTCGACCTTGCGGCTCGCCCGCTGGCCATCGGAGGACAGGGAACGCTACGAGCGGGTGCGCGTCGGCCTGCTGGAGGCCAGGGGCGACCGGCCGCAGCCAGCCCGCGACGAAAAGGTGATCACCGCCTGGAACGGCCTTGCCATCGCCGCGCTGGCCGAGGCCGGGGTGGCGATGGACCGGGACTGGTGGGTGCTCGCGGCCAAGCAGGCGGCCGGGTTCATGGTCGAGACGCATCTGGTGGACGGCAGGCTGCGCCGCAGCTCGCGGGACGGCGTGGTCGGTTCGGCGGCCGGGGTGCTGGAGGACTACGCGTGTCTGGCGGACGGCCTGCTCGCGGTGCACCAGGCGACTGGCGAGCCGCGCTGGCTGGACGAGGCGACTGCGCTGCTCGACACCGCGCTGGAGCGGTTCAGGGTGGACGGCGTGCCGGGGGCGTTCCACGACACCGCCGACGACGCCGAGGTGCTGGTGGCCCGGCCCGCCGACCCCGGCGACAACGCCAGCCCGTCCGGGGCTTCGGCGCTGGCCGGTGCGCTGCTCGCCGCCTCGGCGCTGGCCGGGCCGGAGCGCGCGGCCCGGTACCGCGACGAGGCCGAGCAGGCGGTGCGGCGGGCCGGTGCGCTGGCCACCAGGGTGCCGCGGTTCGCCGGGCACTGGCTGACCGTGGCCGAGGCCCTGCGGAACGGTCCGGTGCAGGTGGCCGTGGTCGGCCAGGACGAGCAGGCGCGCACCGGGCTGTGGTCGCTGGCCGCCCGCGAGGTGCCCGGCGGTGCGGTGGTGCTGGCCGGGGCGCCGGACGCGGCCGGGGTGCCGCTGCTCGCCGACCGGCCGCTCGTCGACGGTGAAGCGGCCGCGTATGTGTGCCGTGGCTACGTCTGCGACCGCCCCGTCACCACCGCTGAGGAGCTTTCCGCCGCCCTTGCTCAGTAG
- a CDS encoding PPOX class F420-dependent oxidoreductase, with protein sequence MGISLSDAVRKLLDDPNYATLATVNADGSPQTSAMWVGRDGDDLLFSTVAGRLKERNIRRDPRVSVTIMARENPEEYTEIRGTATIEGGGRELDERLSWKYDGKPAGEDAPGAVRVTVRVTPSKVTGHVS encoded by the coding sequence ATGGGAATCTCGCTGAGCGACGCCGTCCGCAAGCTGCTGGACGACCCGAACTACGCCACCCTGGCCACCGTCAACGCCGACGGCAGCCCCCAGACCTCCGCGATGTGGGTCGGCCGCGACGGTGACGACCTGCTGTTCTCCACCGTCGCCGGGCGGCTGAAGGAACGCAACATCCGCCGCGACCCCAGGGTCAGCGTGACCATCATGGCCCGCGAGAACCCGGAGGAGTACACCGAAATCCGCGGCACCGCGACGATCGAGGGCGGCGGCCGCGAACTCGACGAACGCCTGTCCTGGAAGTACGACGGCAAACCCGCCGGGGAGGACGCGCCCGGCGCCGTCCGGGTAACCGTCCGCGTGACCCCCAGCAAAGTCACCGGCCACGTCTCCTGA
- a CDS encoding 3' terminal RNA ribose 2'-O-methyltransferase Hen1 has product MLLTITTTHQPATDLGFLLHKHPEKAQRFELSAGTAHVFYPRAGEAECTAALLVEIDPIALVRKRNGQPDGLTQYVNDRPYAAGSQLAVALRAVYSTAMTGRCQQRPELAESAIPLRIRVPALSASGGLDLTRRLFEPLGWQVSGTPAPLDPEFPDWGESRYLDLTLTGKLRLADALRQLYVLLPALDGGKHYWVSQDEADKLLRAGENWLAGHPERELITSRYLVHRKPYIGYALSRLAEIDGPNTAEVEDPLAEPRVTEAPEQPQPLAVQRQGSVLAALRAAGARRVLDLGCGGGALLRVLMAEPSFTEIVGLDVSTRALDAAERRLKLDRLPEHARDRIRLRQSALTYADPSLAGYDAAVLMEVIEHLEPERLPALEHAVFAVAHPRTVVVTTPNSEYNVRFDGLPSGTFRHHDHRFEWTRAQFRDWAAGVADRHGYQVRYLPVGVDDPEVGPPTQLAVFEVNA; this is encoded by the coding sequence GTGCTACTGACGATCACCACCACCCACCAGCCCGCCACCGACCTCGGCTTCCTGCTGCACAAGCATCCGGAGAAAGCGCAGCGCTTCGAGCTCTCGGCCGGTACCGCGCACGTGTTCTACCCGCGTGCCGGCGAGGCGGAGTGCACGGCGGCGCTGCTGGTGGAGATCGACCCGATCGCCTTGGTGCGCAAGCGGAACGGCCAGCCCGACGGCCTCACCCAGTACGTCAACGACCGGCCCTACGCCGCCGGCTCGCAGCTCGCGGTCGCGTTGCGCGCGGTCTACAGCACCGCGATGACCGGCCGGTGCCAGCAGCGGCCGGAGCTGGCCGAGAGCGCGATCCCGTTGCGGATCCGGGTGCCGGCGCTGTCCGCGAGCGGCGGGCTCGACCTGACCAGGCGGCTGTTCGAACCGCTCGGCTGGCAGGTGTCCGGTACCCCGGCGCCGCTGGACCCGGAGTTCCCGGACTGGGGCGAGTCCCGCTACCTCGATCTCACCCTGACCGGCAAGTTGCGGCTCGCCGACGCGCTGCGCCAGCTCTACGTGCTGCTGCCCGCGCTGGACGGCGGAAAGCACTACTGGGTCAGCCAGGACGAGGCGGACAAGCTGCTGCGGGCCGGCGAAAACTGGCTGGCCGGGCACCCCGAACGCGAGCTGATCACCAGCCGGTACCTGGTGCACCGCAAGCCCTACATCGGCTACGCGCTGTCCAGACTGGCCGAGATCGACGGCCCGAACACTGCCGAGGTGGAGGATCCGCTCGCCGAGCCGAGGGTCACCGAGGCGCCGGAGCAGCCGCAGCCATTGGCCGTGCAGCGCCAGGGCAGCGTGCTGGCCGCACTGCGGGCGGCCGGCGCGCGGCGGGTGCTGGACCTCGGCTGCGGCGGTGGCGCGCTGTTGCGGGTGCTGATGGCCGAACCGTCCTTCACCGAGATCGTCGGGCTGGACGTGTCCACCCGCGCGCTGGACGCGGCCGAACGGCGGCTCAAGCTGGACCGGCTGCCGGAGCACGCCCGCGACCGGATCAGGCTGCGCCAGTCCGCGCTGACCTACGCCGACCCGTCGCTGGCCGGGTACGACGCGGCGGTGCTGATGGAGGTCATCGAACATCTGGAGCCGGAACGGCTGCCCGCGCTGGAGCACGCGGTGTTCGCCGTCGCACACCCTCGGACGGTCGTGGTCACCACGCCGAACTCGGAGTACAACGTACGTTTCGACGGCCTGCCGTCCGGCACCTTCCGGCACCACGACCACCGGTTCGAATGGACCCGCGCGCAGTTCCGCGACTGGGCGGCCGGGGTCGCGGACCGGCACGGCTACCAGGTGCGGTACCTGCCGGTCGGGGTGGACGATCCCGAAGTCGGCCCGCCGACCCAGCTCGCGGTTTTCGAGGTGAACGCATGA
- a CDS encoding oxidoreductase, producing MTNWNATDLPDLHGRTAVVTGANSGLGIATTEALAAAGAHVVLAVRDLDRGHAAAKTIDGSTEVRRLDLADLSSVREFAGDWAGDLDLLINNAGVMAVPEAQTKDGFELQFGTNHLGHFALTNLLLPHVTDRVVTVSSGAHRAGRIHFGNLNLTGEYGRVRAYGQSKLANLLFTLELQRRLTASGSTVRAFAAHPGWAATNLQSHSGSRVVNAFAPLANKLFAQDSKAGALPTLYAATQDLPGASYLGPDGIGEMRGGPTLVSRTFAASDPEDAKRLWAVSEELTRVTFPLTVAA from the coding sequence ATGACGAACTGGAACGCAACCGACCTGCCCGATCTCCACGGCCGCACCGCGGTCGTCACCGGCGCCAACAGCGGACTCGGCATCGCCACCACGGAGGCGCTCGCGGCCGCCGGAGCGCATGTCGTGCTCGCCGTGCGCGACCTCGACCGCGGCCACGCGGCGGCGAAGACCATCGACGGCAGCACCGAAGTCCGTCGGCTCGACCTCGCCGACCTGTCCTCCGTACGCGAGTTCGCCGGGGACTGGGCAGGCGATCTGGACCTGCTGATCAACAACGCCGGGGTGATGGCGGTCCCGGAGGCGCAGACCAAGGACGGCTTCGAGCTGCAGTTCGGCACGAACCATCTCGGTCACTTCGCGCTGACCAACCTGCTGCTGCCGCACGTGACCGATCGCGTGGTCACCGTGTCCTCCGGCGCCCACCGCGCGGGACGGATCCACTTCGGCAACCTGAACCTGACCGGCGAGTACGGCCGCGTCCGCGCCTACGGCCAGTCCAAGCTGGCGAACCTGCTGTTCACCCTGGAACTCCAGCGCCGCCTCACCGCGTCGGGTTCCACCGTGCGCGCGTTCGCCGCGCATCCCGGCTGGGCCGCGACCAACCTGCAGAGCCACAGCGGCAGCCGGGTGGTCAACGCCTTCGCGCCGCTCGCGAACAAGCTGTTCGCGCAGGACAGCAAGGCAGGGGCGCTACCGACGCTGTACGCCGCGACCCAGGATCTGCCCGGTGCCAGCTACCTCGGCCCGGACGGCATCGGCGAGATGCGCGGCGGCCCGACACTGGTCAGCCGCACCTTCGCGGCCAGCGACCCGGAGGACGCCAAGCGGCTGTGGGCGGTCTCCGAAGAACTCACCCGGGTCACCTTCCCACTGACCGTCGCTGCCTGA
- a CDS encoding polynucleotide kinase-phosphatase, whose amino-acid sequence MKLTIPDMSLVALVGASGSGKSTFARKHFAPTQVLSSDTFRGLVSDDENDQSVSAEAFDALHYVAAKRLAAGRLTVVDATNVQRVPRGELIRLAKEHDVLPTAIVLDLPEPVCVARNDERPDRDFGAHVIRRQRADLRRSLKSLQKEGFRRVHVLRTEQEVAEAEIVVEPLLNDRRELTGPFDVIGDVHGCREELVELLTELGYRISPEGTGAHHPDGRTALFVGDLVDRGPDTPGVLRLVMGMAEAGDALVVCGNHEQKLVRALRGRKVQVTHGLAESLEQLGAQDEEFRTRAEAFCDGLIAHYVLDGGDLVVAHAGLPQRFHGRASGRVRSVALYGDTTGETDEYGLPVRLPWARDYRGRATVLYGHTPTPDAEWVNNTMCLDTGCVFGGKLTALRYPEREVVAVKAKKVWYEPVKPLLPDAELPPAATAGREPAVLELGDVTGKRVVETRQHGRVGVSAEQSAAALEVMSRFATDPRWLLYLPPTMAPSTTSTVDGYLEHPAEAFAEYRAAGVQSVLCEEKHMGSRAVVLACRDDSVAPARFGIAGAGAVYTRTGRPFFSGDRGDELLARVRAAVTEAGLWDELDTDWLLLDAELMPWSLKAGALIADQYASVGAAAQAVLPVASAELAAAVARGVDVGELHGRISAHEADVAAYRAAYRRYCWPTDGLDGVRLAPFQVLASAGASHHERPHSWHLALAGRLTAADPELFAATATMAVDTTDQESVDAATAWWLDLTSAGGEGMVVKPAANLTRGARGLAQPGVKVRGREYLRIIYGPGYTTPEQLDRLRQRNLGRKRMLALREYALGLEALQRVARGEPLWRVHECVFAVLALESDPVDPRL is encoded by the coding sequence ATGAAACTGACCATTCCGGACATGTCACTGGTGGCGCTGGTCGGCGCCTCCGGTTCGGGCAAGTCCACCTTCGCCCGCAAGCACTTCGCGCCGACGCAGGTGCTCTCCAGCGACACCTTCCGCGGCCTGGTCTCGGACGACGAGAACGACCAGTCGGTCTCCGCGGAGGCCTTCGACGCGCTGCACTACGTCGCCGCGAAACGGCTCGCTGCCGGGCGGCTGACCGTGGTGGACGCGACGAACGTGCAGCGCGTCCCGCGCGGCGAGCTGATCCGGCTGGCGAAGGAGCACGACGTGCTGCCGACCGCGATCGTGCTGGACCTGCCCGAGCCGGTCTGCGTGGCCCGCAACGACGAGCGCCCGGACCGGGACTTCGGCGCGCACGTGATCCGCCGCCAGCGGGCGGACCTGCGGCGCTCGCTGAAATCGCTGCAGAAGGAGGGTTTCCGCCGGGTGCACGTGCTGCGCACCGAGCAGGAGGTGGCCGAGGCGGAGATCGTGGTGGAACCGCTGCTCAACGACCGCCGCGAGCTGACCGGGCCGTTCGACGTGATCGGGGACGTGCACGGCTGCCGCGAGGAGCTGGTGGAGCTGCTGACCGAGCTGGGCTACCGGATCTCGCCCGAGGGCACCGGTGCGCACCACCCCGACGGCCGGACCGCGCTGTTCGTCGGCGACCTGGTGGACCGCGGCCCGGACACCCCCGGCGTGCTGCGGCTGGTGATGGGCATGGCCGAGGCCGGGGACGCGCTGGTGGTGTGCGGCAACCACGAGCAGAAGCTGGTGCGCGCGCTGCGCGGGCGCAAGGTGCAGGTGACGCACGGGCTGGCCGAGTCGCTGGAACAGCTCGGCGCGCAGGACGAGGAGTTCCGCACCCGCGCGGAGGCCTTCTGCGACGGGCTGATCGCGCACTACGTGCTCGACGGCGGCGACCTGGTGGTCGCGCACGCCGGGCTGCCCCAGCGGTTCCACGGCCGGGCGTCGGGCAGGGTGCGCAGCGTCGCGCTGTACGGCGACACCACCGGCGAAACCGACGAGTACGGCCTGCCGGTGCGGCTGCCGTGGGCGCGGGACTACCGCGGCCGCGCGACTGTCCTCTATGGACACACGCCGACGCCGGATGCGGAGTGGGTCAACAACACGATGTGCCTGGACACCGGCTGCGTGTTCGGCGGCAAGCTGACCGCGTTGCGCTACCCGGAACGCGAAGTCGTCGCGGTGAAGGCCAAGAAGGTCTGGTACGAGCCGGTGAAGCCGCTGCTGCCGGACGCGGAGCTGCCGCCGGCGGCCACCGCCGGCCGCGAGCCCGCGGTGCTGGAGCTCGGCGACGTCACCGGCAAGCGGGTCGTGGAGACCAGGCAGCACGGCCGGGTCGGTGTCTCCGCGGAGCAGTCCGCGGCGGCGCTCGAGGTGATGAGCCGGTTCGCCACCGACCCGCGCTGGCTGCTCTACCTGCCGCCCACCATGGCGCCCAGCACGACGTCCACTGTGGACGGATACCTGGAGCACCCGGCGGAGGCGTTCGCGGAGTACCGCGCGGCCGGGGTGCAGTCCGTGCTGTGCGAGGAGAAGCACATGGGTTCGCGAGCAGTCGTGCTGGCCTGCCGGGACGATTCGGTGGCGCCGGCCAGGTTCGGCATCGCGGGCGCCGGCGCGGTCTACACCAGGACCGGGCGGCCGTTCTTCAGCGGCGATCGTGGTGATGAGCTGCTGGCCAGGGTGCGCGCCGCGGTCACCGAGGCCGGGCTGTGGGACGAGCTGGACACCGACTGGCTGCTGCTGGACGCCGAGCTGATGCCGTGGAGCCTCAAGGCGGGCGCGCTGATCGCCGACCAGTACGCGTCGGTCGGCGCGGCCGCGCAGGCCGTGCTACCGGTGGCGAGTGCCGAGCTGGCGGCGGCCGTCGCACGTGGCGTGGACGTCGGCGAGCTGCACGGGCGGATCAGCGCGCACGAGGCCGACGTGGCCGCCTACCGGGCCGCGTACCGCCGTTACTGCTGGCCGACCGACGGGCTCGACGGGGTGCGGCTGGCGCCGTTCCAGGTGCTCGCCTCGGCCGGGGCATCGCACCACGAGCGGCCGCACTCCTGGCACCTGGCGCTGGCAGGGCGGCTCACCGCCGCGGACCCGGAGCTGTTCGCGGCCACCGCGACGATGGCGGTGGACACCACCGACCAGGAGTCGGTGGACGCGGCGACCGCGTGGTGGCTGGACCTGACCTCCGCCGGTGGAGAAGGCATGGTGGTCAAGCCGGCGGCGAACCTGACCAGGGGTGCGCGCGGGCTGGCTCAGCCGGGAGTGAAGGTGCGCGGGCGGGAGTACCTGCGGATCATCTACGGTCCCGGCTACACCACGCCGGAGCAGCTCGACCGGCTGCGGCAGCGCAACCTCGGCCGCAAGCGCATGCTCGCCCTGCGGGAGTACGCGCTCGGCCTGGAGGCGTTGCAGCGGGTCGCCCGCGGCGAGCCCCTTTGGCGAGTGCACGAATGCGTTTTCGCCGTGCTCGCTCTGGAGTCCGACCCGGTCGACCCGAGGTTGTAG
- a CDS encoding alpha/beta fold hydrolase, whose product MKKTLFTAAAMIAASLLVVGSGQAGEKAETGKGRGHYVPVNGLDMYYEEYGKSTGTPLVLLHGAFSATGTSFGELIPFLSKHRRVISVEQQAHGHTADIDRPLRMSTMAEDTAALLGKIGVTNADFFGYSMGAGIALELGIRHPELTRKLVLASVSAKPEGLHPGVLDGIKDLEPSMLEGSVFHQEYLRIAPRPQDFPKLVERVKEMDGNLPTVPDEAVRGVKAPTQLIIGDSDIVRPEHAVELFRLLGGGVMGDTPEGLPASQLVVLPATSHITLPSRDDLLRPAIPAFLDAPMPK is encoded by the coding sequence ATGAAGAAGACACTGTTCACCGCAGCCGCCATGATCGCCGCCTCGCTGCTGGTCGTGGGGTCCGGGCAGGCCGGCGAGAAGGCGGAGACCGGCAAGGGGCGCGGTCACTACGTGCCGGTCAACGGGCTGGACATGTACTACGAGGAGTACGGCAAGAGCACCGGCACACCGCTGGTGCTCCTGCACGGCGCGTTCTCGGCGACCGGGACCTCCTTCGGCGAGCTGATCCCGTTCCTGTCGAAGCATCGCCGGGTCATCTCGGTCGAGCAGCAGGCGCACGGCCACACCGCGGACATCGACCGGCCGCTGCGGATGTCCACGATGGCCGAGGACACCGCCGCCCTGCTGGGCAAGATCGGCGTCACCAACGCGGACTTCTTCGGATACAGCATGGGCGCCGGGATCGCGCTGGAACTCGGCATCCGGCACCCCGAACTGACCCGCAAGCTGGTGCTGGCCTCGGTCTCCGCCAAGCCCGAAGGACTGCACCCCGGCGTGCTGGACGGGATCAAAGACCTCGAGCCGAGCATGCTCGAAGGCAGCGTGTTCCACCAGGAGTACCTGCGGATCGCGCCGCGCCCGCAGGACTTCCCCAAGCTGGTCGAGCGGGTCAAGGAGATGGACGGCAACCTGCCGACCGTGCCGGACGAGGCGGTCCGGGGCGTCAAGGCACCGACGCAGCTGATCATCGGTGACTCCGACATCGTCCGGCCCGAGCACGCGGTGGAGCTGTTCCGACTGCTCGGCGGCGGCGTCATGGGCGACACCCCGGAGGGCCTGCCCGCCTCCCAGCTGGTGGTGCTGCCCGCGACCTCCCACATCACCCTGCCGTCGCGGGACGACCTGCTGCGCCCGGCGATCCCGGCCTTCCTGGACGCGCCGATGCCGAAGTAG
- a CDS encoding acyl-CoA dehydrogenase has protein sequence MDLPEIPAKVGPAALTSVLDGRWAELRRSVRTEMSGTRFRDGIELDVEQHRAQVLEQLHELAKSDRPRLGFARAYGGADDIGGSVMSFEMLGFGDLSLMVKAGVQWGLFGGAVQLLGTAKHHERYLRPIMDLELPGCFAMTESGHGSDVQHLRTTASYDPATAEFVIDTPHPAARKDYIGNAARDGRMAAVFAQLVTGGERRGVHAFLVPIRHDDGSPMPGVLIEDCGRKAGLNGVDNGRLTFSQVRVPRDALLDRYGQVAEDGTYTSSIESDGRRFFTMLGTLIRGRVSVAGSAGSATKRALTIAVRYGEIRRQFNRPGDPDEVLLLDYRAHQRKLLPALATSYALHFAQEELVATLHDIQGSKDVEEERQRELESRAAGIKAVSTWHATRTIQAAREACGGAGYLAENLLPSLKADTDVFTTFEGDNTVLLQLVAKGLLTSYKDHFEDLSPLATAKFAAEQFMGVVIERTAARKLIERLVDASPGRDDEDALFDRGWQVKLFEDREEHVLDGVARRLRRAASSSDDAFSVFSVFNDAQDHVLRAGRAHVDRVVLEAFVAAIDRCADQDAKLLLDRLCDLYVLSNIEADRAWFLEHGRLTSARSKAVVSAVNELCAQLRPHARTLVDAFAIPEQFLAAPIVAGEEQRRQDAQRAHEATPE, from the coding sequence ATGGATCTTCCGGAGATTCCCGCCAAGGTCGGCCCAGCGGCGCTGACGTCCGTACTGGACGGCCGCTGGGCCGAACTGCGCCGCTCGGTGCGCACCGAGATGTCCGGCACCCGGTTCCGGGACGGCATCGAGCTCGACGTCGAGCAGCACCGCGCCCAGGTGCTGGAGCAGCTGCACGAGCTGGCCAAGAGCGACCGGCCGAGGCTGGGTTTCGCCAGGGCGTACGGCGGAGCCGACGACATCGGCGGTTCGGTGATGTCCTTCGAGATGCTCGGTTTCGGCGATCTGTCGCTGATGGTCAAGGCCGGCGTCCAATGGGGTCTGTTCGGCGGCGCGGTGCAGCTGCTCGGCACGGCGAAGCACCACGAGCGCTACCTCCGGCCGATCATGGACCTGGAGCTGCCCGGCTGTTTCGCGATGACGGAGTCCGGGCACGGCTCGGATGTGCAGCACCTGCGCACCACCGCCAGCTACGACCCGGCGACGGCCGAGTTCGTGATCGACACCCCGCATCCGGCGGCGCGCAAGGACTACATCGGCAACGCGGCACGGGACGGCCGGATGGCCGCGGTGTTCGCCCAGCTCGTCACCGGCGGCGAGCGGCGCGGGGTGCACGCCTTCCTGGTGCCGATCCGGCACGACGACGGCAGCCCGATGCCGGGCGTGCTGATCGAGGACTGCGGGCGTAAGGCCGGGCTGAACGGGGTGGACAACGGCAGGCTGACCTTCTCCCAGGTGCGCGTGCCGCGTGATGCGCTGCTGGACAGGTACGGCCAGGTCGCCGAGGACGGCACTTACACCAGTTCGATCGAGAGCGACGGGCGGCGCTTCTTCACCATGCTCGGCACGCTGATCCGCGGCCGGGTCAGCGTGGCCGGCAGCGCGGGCAGCGCGACCAAACGCGCGCTCACCATCGCCGTCCGCTACGGCGAGATCCGCCGCCAGTTCAACCGGCCCGGCGATCCGGATGAGGTGCTGCTGCTGGACTACCGCGCGCACCAGCGCAAGCTGCTGCCCGCGCTGGCCACCAGCTACGCGCTGCACTTCGCGCAGGAGGAGCTCGTCGCCACGCTGCACGACATCCAGGGCAGCAAGGACGTCGAAGAGGAGCGGCAGCGGGAGCTGGAGTCGCGCGCCGCCGGGATCAAGGCGGTGTCCACCTGGCACGCCACGCGGACGATCCAGGCCGCGCGGGAGGCATGCGGCGGCGCGGGCTACCTCGCGGAGAACCTGTTGCCCTCGCTCAAGGCGGACACCGACGTGTTCACCACTTTCGAGGGTGACAACACGGTGCTGCTCCAGCTGGTCGCCAAGGGCCTGCTGACCAGTTACAAGGACCATTTCGAGGACCTCAGCCCGCTCGCCACCGCGAAGTTCGCGGCCGAGCAGTTCATGGGCGTGGTGATCGAGCGGACCGCCGCGCGCAAGCTGATCGAGCGGCTGGTGGATGCCAGTCCCGGCCGCGACGACGAAGACGCGCTGTTCGACCGCGGCTGGCAGGTGAAGCTGTTCGAGGACCGCGAAGAGCACGTGCTCGACGGTGTGGCGCGTCGCCTGCGCCGGGCCGCTTCGAGTTCGGACGACGCCTTCAGTGTCTTCAGTGTCTTCAATGACGCACAGGACCATGTGCTGCGGGCCGGCCGCGCGCATGTGGACCGGGTGGTGCTGGAGGCTTTTGTGGCGGCCATCGACCGGTGCGCCGACCAGGACGCGAAACTGCTGCTGGATCGGCTGTGCGACCTCTACGTGCTGTCGAACATCGAGGCCGACCGGGCGTGGTTCCTCGAGCACGGCCGGCTCACCTCAGCCAGGTCGAAAGCCGTGGTGTCCGCGGTGAATGAGCTGTGCGCGCAGCTGCGCCCGCACGCCCGAACGCTGGTCGACGCGTTCGCCATACCCGAGCAGTTCCTGGCCGCGCCGATCGTGGCCGGCGAGGAGCAGCGCCGCCAGGACGCCCAGCGCGCCCACGAGGCCACGCCGGAGTGA